In Leisingera methylohalidivorans DSM 14336, a single genomic region encodes these proteins:
- the rarD gene encoding EamA family transporter RarD, with amino-acid sequence MKQLPPENLDTPRGLAFATAAYLMWGFLPLYMKALAHIPAAEVVSHRVIWSVPVAGALLLFLRRTKDLQAALKNPRMLGMACITAVLISVNWGIYVWSIASGRALDAALGYYINPLFSIALGAFLLREPLTKAQMAAVALAAASVVVLTVEAGSVPWASVGLTLSWGFYAFFKKSLPIGPNQGFLLEALILLLPALGYLAYITATGTSSFGVSLNDTALLLGCGVVTAVPLIVYANGAKLVRLSTIGILQYIAPTMIMLAAVLLFGEEFGRSRMIAFPMIWAALVIYSVPMVRQMRKRAG; translated from the coding sequence ATGAAACAGCTGCCCCCCGAAAACTTGGACACTCCCCGCGGGCTGGCCTTTGCCACTGCCGCCTATCTGATGTGGGGGTTTCTGCCGCTTTACATGAAAGCACTGGCGCATATTCCCGCAGCTGAGGTCGTTTCCCACCGGGTGATCTGGTCGGTGCCCGTCGCAGGGGCGCTTCTGCTTTTCCTGCGGCGGACAAAGGATCTGCAGGCGGCGTTGAAGAACCCCAGGATGCTGGGCATGGCCTGTATCACTGCGGTGCTGATTTCAGTGAACTGGGGAATCTATGTCTGGTCGATTGCCTCTGGCCGGGCATTGGACGCAGCATTGGGGTACTACATCAATCCGTTGTTCAGCATTGCGCTGGGCGCTTTCCTGCTGCGTGAGCCTCTGACCAAGGCGCAAATGGCCGCCGTCGCCTTGGCCGCTGCTTCTGTGGTGGTTCTGACAGTCGAGGCCGGCAGCGTGCCGTGGGCCTCGGTCGGGCTGACGCTGTCTTGGGGGTTTTATGCGTTTTTCAAAAAGTCCCTGCCGATCGGTCCAAATCAGGGCTTCCTGCTGGAGGCGTTGATACTGCTGCTGCCGGCCTTGGGCTATCTCGCCTATATCACCGCAACCGGAACCAGCAGCTTTGGTGTCTCTCTAAACGACACCGCGCTGCTTCTGGGTTGCGGTGTTGTCACTGCGGTGCCGCTGATCGTTTATGCCAATGGGGCCAAGCTGGTGCGGCTTTCGACCATTGGCATCCTGCAATACATCGCGCCGACGATGATCATGCTGGCCGCGGTACTTCTATTTGGAGAGGAGTTCGGCCGCTCCAGGATGATCGCCTTTCCGATGATCTGGGCCGCTTTGGTTATCTACTCGGTCCCGATGGTGCGGCAGATGCGCAAACGTGCGGGTTAG